From Porphyromonadaceae bacterium W3.11, one genomic window encodes:
- a CDS encoding DUF4831 family protein, producing the protein MSVPNFGDDDMNNSGRFFLDNFVKYDSLLRPTIGLLLCAVMALLPLKAQKAEVYNVHLMPDNSVVYALPITKIYIQVSFDAIDESPGDLALYAQRYLGVNNAILKPSMRYKLKGVRVGSYGVPDEQLRFSVKFGRRHDATNVTLSPDGLLLGINSPEAEVEPFPEDKITHPDPENRVGELGVLPPEYIQATTIAKKAEIAANEIYRLRESRTSIISGQSEQPFTDGKGMELAINRLDEAERVLAEHFIGKREITAIEKVISEVDISQEGKFVVFRFSEHDGLLPADDLRGEPIYLDIKIDEQAPELDEKEQKKLERHLRNGIVFRVPGLVQASLIWQGNVITSTKMAVAQLGTLEVLESSLFTSKTPTTFIEFYSSTGAIKRVRNDE; encoded by the coding sequence ATGAGTGTGCCTAATTTTGGGGATGATGATATGAATAACAGCGGAAGATTTTTTTTGGATAATTTTGTTAAATACGATTCTTTACTAAGACCTACCATTGGGTTATTGCTTTGTGCCGTTATGGCTTTACTGCCATTGAAAGCACAGAAAGCGGAAGTGTATAATGTACACCTAATGCCTGATAATAGCGTCGTATATGCTTTGCCTATTACTAAGATCTATATTCAAGTTAGTTTTGATGCCATAGACGAGTCGCCAGGCGATTTGGCTTTATATGCTCAGCGCTATCTTGGGGTGAACAATGCGATACTCAAACCCAGCATGAGATATAAGTTGAAAGGTGTAAGAGTGGGTTCTTATGGTGTTCCAGATGAGCAGTTACGTTTCTCTGTGAAGTTTGGACGGAGGCATGATGCCACTAACGTTACTTTGAGCCCAGATGGATTACTTCTGGGAATTAACTCTCCAGAGGCAGAGGTTGAGCCTTTTCCAGAGGATAAGATTACTCATCCCGATCCCGAGAATAGGGTAGGTGAGTTGGGCGTCCTACCACCTGAGTATATTCAAGCAACCACAATAGCCAAAAAGGCAGAAATTGCAGCTAATGAGATCTATCGATTAAGAGAGAGTCGTACCAGCATCATTAGTGGCCAGAGTGAGCAGCCATTTACGGATGGAAAAGGAATGGAGCTGGCCATAAATCGATTGGATGAAGCTGAGAGGGTTTTGGCAGAGCACTTTATTGGCAAAAGAGAAATCACGGCTATTGAAAAAGTCATCAGTGAGGTTGATATCTCGCAGGAAGGAAAGTTTGTTGTCTTCAGATTTAGTGAGCACGACGGACTATTGCCAGCTGATGATCTTAGGGGAGAACCGATCTATCTTGATATTAAAATTGACGAGCAAGCTCCAGAGCTCGATGAAAAGGAGCAGAAGAAGCTTGAGAGACATCTCCGGAATGGGATTGTATTCAGAGTGCCTGGATTAGTGCAAGCGTCTTTGATTTGGCAAGGTAATGTTATCACTTCTACGAAGATGGCTGTAGCTCAGCTCGGAACTCTTGAGGTACTTGAATCTTCACTTTTTACATCGAAGACACCGACTACTTTCATAGAGTTTTATAGCAGTACTGGAGCTATTAAACGTGTGAGGAATGATGAATAG